TTGCAAAATAATAACATACTATAAAAACactgaaaatgttaaatttttgctaagaaaaaatgttaatttttaaaaaaggttttaacaCATAAATTGGGTTCGAACCAACCAAgaactaaatattttctatctttGAGTTTCTTTGAAAATATCCGACACTATATTAATGGAAACGTGAATTGGTCATTAGAACGATCCAGTTATATTTTAGCTAAGCCTCTACATATCTCTTCCATAAGGCTATCTTCTTTTCATAACCTAAGAGTTGAGACAAACACAATTATGACCATAAACAACAAACTTAAAAGCTCAAAGGCATTACCGGTGATATTTACTGAACCAATGTCGTCGGTTTTTCAATACCTGCAAATACTGTAGTTTATGAGGTCAAAAGAACAACATAAGAGTTTAAGTGATAACAATCACAAATCATGATGAGACACTTAACTCTTAAACTCGATTCGTTGAGCACTCTGAATCAGGCTGGTTCATCAACTCTTTGTACTTGTCCTGCAAAAGACTGAAGATTTTATTCACTTATGGGTTTAAAGTTCGGAATTAAATCGTCTCTCAACCAATGAATAATCTATGATACGAGAGTTTTTATAGGAGGGATCTAAGTCAAAAGGTACTTCAAAAGGTTGAGATTGTTTTGCGGAAAATGCATAGTACAGTAGCTGATAATAAGTCAATTATCTTTGTTCACTACTTTACTTCTATCAGCAATTGTaagcaagaaacaaagagaaaatcaatTTCACTTGCCTCAAGCTCAAAGTGGTTGTGGTTATTAGTACTCTGCCAATGGCCACTGACAGTGTTATGCTGCAGGTACTCAGCCGAATCCAGttgatgatcatcatcttGTATCGATCTGCAGTCTGTTTTTTGGTGCTGACACCTTGGAGACGCTGATGGAATAACTTTTACTGCAAAAAGAAGTAACTGAGAATCCGGTTTGCGTGAAGTTGTAACTGATCAACGTTTCTCACTTTTACATAGCAGGTCAGTTAAAAACCTTCACTTGGGATTCTCTTAGAAGAAAATCCTTGTTTCCATTAAATACATAGATTTATACACTGAAGATGTTATGGTTTTATGTTGTTTCTGGTGATATTTAGTTCTTCTACGCGAAGGAAATAACAACacagcaaaagaaaacagcaGACCTGAGTTTTCTTGAGAATGCATAACAGGAGCTACATATAGAAGTTCCTCCATTTTGTCAACTGTGTCATTGTGCCTAGTTAGCCAATCAAAGAGGGATAAGCATTGATTTGGGAATATTGTTACTCAAATTGAGACAGAAAACCGATCTAGTTCATTCCAAAGTACAACCTTAAAGAGTATATCATATTAAGACAATTGGGATGCAATCTATTTCCCCTTCAATCAGTACAGAGacataaacaatttaaaaagtGATTTAATAGACCTggatcttttgtttctctcatcGGAACCTTGTTCGAATGTCAGTATTGATGTAAACACCTTTCTATCCTGTTATATCAAGATGAATGAAAGACGatttgaaataattatttgatcaTCTGAATTTAAAGTTCACCACTAAACTATTATCCAAGGTTGGAATGTTAGAATGATAGAAAACTTCGATTATCTGTTACCTCTTCAGTCATAAGGGATACAGACTCCTGAATCCGCTGTAAAATCATCTCCAAACCCTTCATTTCAGAATACAATGCCTAAACATTTGAGACACTAGTTATAGAGACTGTTGAGGAAGAAAAAACGATCAAATTCAGTAGATAAATAATTACCTCTTTTTCAGAAATTAAGTTCTCTACAGCTAAATCTTTGACCTGCAAAGTTTTCTGAAGGTAAGGCTGGTCAAGTAAACATATACGTGAGAAATGATCTCCCACTAGTTTCTTTGAAAATGCAGTAAGACATGCAAGTTCTGATAAGGATATCTCTTCGACTTGATGTTGATGTTcatttttactcttttctGATTCCAGCTGAGCGGAGAGCTCTGATATTATATTATCCTTGCTCTGCAGTTCTGTTTCATGGCATTTAAGTTTCTCTTCTAACGCTCTGATGTTCTCTGCAtaagtgaagaagataaaaatcattttcttcataacCGTGAACAtacagaacaaagaaaaagaccaCAAGAGTAAATGAACAATGAACGTAGGAAAAACAATTAAGTAGTAACCTATCAACAATCATTTTAGCATCACCGCTGATTCCATGAAAAGAAACTCACCTATAAACACTTTTTCATAAGTAGAGACATGGtccattttctctttcaaGCCAGTCACTGGATACAAGAAACAACAGAAACATAATCATTCTCTCAGGGGGAAGCCGTGTGAAAGCATTAGTACATATATTCAAGCAGAATTAGTCAGAGATCAGAGATCTACATGCCtacatcttcttttttatccACAAGGCCCTGAACTTCATGTATGACCTTTTTAATTACTGATGCCTCTTTTTCAATTGAATCAAACAACGTAAGATGAGAGGTTATCTTCTCATGTAGCATGAGAATCTTCCTATCCCTGGCTTCAATTGAACACTTCATTTCACAAAACGACTCCTGCAAACACACCAGCATTTCACTAACTGAAGTTACACAGTTCCATATCATGGAGATGATTCTCTAAGCTATTTTTATCCCTTAGATATAGTATAAGATTTTGACAGGATTGAGATTTTATGAGAAAAGCACCTGGTAAGCATTTAAGAAACTTTCTCGCGATTGAAGCAAATTTTGGATAGTTGTCTTCAATTCACTCTGCTTGTTTTCCAGCAAACTATAGTCGTTCTGAAGATAACTCACCTGCAAAATCAATTAGAAACTTTCACTAACTCCATGTGAAATAGATTCgcagaagagaagaatcttcCAAACCTTTCTCTCGAGTGCCTCCTGTGTTTCTCTAGAAGAAGCTAAATCAGCTTGAAGCTCCTGCACTTTCCTGATGCAGTCCTCCTCCGTTTGCTTCTGTTTCTGTAGCGAAAGCACCAAACAAAATGATCACCATCTACGAATcagaaacgaaacaaaaacGAGAGCTATGAACAGTAACATTGATCGAAGAACCTGATTCGCAAGAGTAATGTGATCTGTGACTGATCGCTCCCTTTCCTGCAAAAACGCCGGTAGTAAAgtggaagaagacgaagaagaagaagagagaaactgGTGGAGCGAAGAAGATACACAATCCATAGATGTATAGAAACCTCTTTCTCCTTACACGCAGATCTCGCACTTCTCCGATCATTGACTGAAGCtgcaatttgaattttgacaACTTGAGCATCTCCATTTTTGGTTGGTTTCTTCCTCCGATTTTGAATTTCGACCGCCAGaaaatctcttctttgtggaaaaaaaatcaatgtcaACGAGAGGAAAATTAGGTCGTCGGAATTGTCAAACTAATAGTTTAGttaacgacaaaaaaaaagaaaaatagccCAGGCCCAGGTTAGTTTAATTTATTCTATATGGGCCCAGtaaataaacatatactaTTCATTAGCCAATGGAGAACATAAATCCAACTTATCGTAACTATCATAATTCATTACCAGTGGcagatttaaaatatattttattaaaatatatttttataaaaagagagaaacactATTTCCAAATATCTATCTAAACTTCATAATATAGCTgactatatttttattttcagctattacattattaaaatagtataaacggtaatcttatatatacagtagactttttggccaaaaatcTCTATACTATTTCATCCCTA
This sequence is a window from Arabidopsis thaliana chromosome 1 sequence. Protein-coding genes within it:
- a CDS encoding RUN/FYVE domain protein, giving the protein MEMLKLSKFKLQLQSMIGEVRDLRVRRKRFLYIYGLCIFFAPPVSLFFFFVFFHFTTGVFAGKGAISHRSHYSCESGSSINKQKQTEEDCIRKVQELQADLASSRETQEALERKVSYLQNDYSLLENKQSELKTTIQNLLQSRESFLNAYQESFCEMKCSIEARDRKILMLHEKITSHLTLFDSIEKEASVIKKVIHEVQGLVDKKEDVVTGLKEKMDHVSTYEKVFIENIRALEEKLKCHETELQSKDNIISELSAQLESEKSKNEHQHQVEELQKTLQVKDLAVENLISEKEALYSEMKGLEMILQRIQESVSLMTEEDRKVFTSILTFEQGSDERNKRSRHNDTVDKMEELLYVAPVMHSQENSVKVIPSASPRCQHQKTDCRSIQDDDHQLDSAEYLQHNTVSGHWQSTNNHNHFELEDKYKELMNQPDSECSTNRV
- a CDS encoding RUN/FYVE domain protein (unknown protein; Has 26006 Blast hits to 16906 proteins in 1326 species: Archae - 433; Bacteria - 3134; Metazoa - 12646; Fungi - 2033; Plants - 1219; Viruses - 58; Other Eukaryotes - 6483 (source: NCBI BLink).) — encoded protein: MEMLKLSKFKLQLQSMIGEVRDLRVRRKRFLYIYGLCIFFAPPVSLFFFFVFFHFTTGVFAGKGAISHRSHYSCESGSSINKQKQTEEDCIRKVQELQADLASSRETQEALERKVSYLQNDYSLLENKQSELKTTIQNLLQSRESFLNAYQESFCEMKCSIEARDRKILMLHEKITSHLTLFDSIEKEASVIKKVIHEVQGLVDKKEDVVTGLKEKMDHVSTYEKVFIENIRALEEKLKCHETELQSKDNIISELSAQLESEKSKNEHQHQVEELQKTLQVKDLAVENLISEKEALYSEMKGLEMILQRIQESVSLMTEEDRKVFTSILTFEQGSDERNKRSRHNDTVDKMEELLYVAPVMHSQENSVKVIPSASPRCQHQKTDCRSIQDDDHQLDSAEYLQHNTVSGHWQSTNNHNHFELEAIQRVDEPA
- a CDS encoding RUN/FYVE domain protein, producing the protein MDCVSSSLHQFLSSSSSSSSTLLPAFLQERERSVTDHITLANQKQKQTEEDCIRKVQELQADLASSRETQEALERKVSYLQNDYSLLENKQSELKTTIQNLLQSRESFLNAYQESFCEMKCSIEARDRKILMLHEKITSHLTLFDSIEKEASVIKKVIHEVQGLVDKKEDVVTGLKEKMDHVSTYEKVFIENIRALEEKLKCHETELQSKDNIISELSAQLESEKSKNEHQHQVEELQKTLQVKDLAVENLISEKEALYSEMKGLEMILQRIQESVSLMTEEDRKVFTSILTFEQGSDERNKRSRSIKSLFKLFMSLY
- a CDS encoding RUN/FYVE domain protein, with the protein product MEMLKLSKFKLQLQSMIGEVRDLRERERSVTDHITLANQKQKQTEEDCIRKVQELQADLASSRETQEALERKVSYLQNDYSLLENKQSELKTTIQNLLQSRESFLNAYQESFCEMKCSIEARDRKILMLHEKITSHLTLFDSIEKEASVIKKVIHEVQGLVDKKEDVVTGLKEKMDHVSTYEKVFIENIRALEEKLKCHETELQSKDNIISELSAQLESEKSKNEHQHQVEELQKTLQVKDLAVENLISEKEALYSEMKGLEMILQRIQESVSLMTEEDRKVFTSILTFEQGSDERNKRSRSIKSLFKLFMSLY